The Channa argus isolate prfri chromosome 13, Channa argus male v1.0, whole genome shotgun sequence DNA window CGCTGAGGCAGCGATAGCCTGTTGTAGAGAGCCCTCTCCTCCAGACGTGACTCCAGCGGCTCCTCAAGATCCACGGTTGCCACTTCCCCCGGCAGCATGTTGGTGTCCAGAGCTCCGTCCAACAAGCCTGACACCAGCTTCAGGATCAGCTCCTTTCGCTCTTTGGTCAACTCCTGATTCAAAATCAAAAGAGTGCATTTCagtaaaaaatggaaaacaatattTTGCATCTTGCAGCTCTTTTTATATTTACCATGTCCAATTTCAGATGGTATGGATTCACtggataaattaaaaactgtagtAGCTCTGTactgaaatgtatttcaaattcaaattcaagttTTTTACAGTATTCAGTAAACATTTTTCATGAACTCCAAATAAGCAATATAATTGTCCTTACCCTGTTCATATGGATGGGGCTCCTGTCATCCACAGGAAGCACGGCGGCTGCTCTTACGCTGAACAGAACCCCCATGAGAGCTGCCAACACCACGAAGAGCTGCATGCTGTGACAAGAGTGCAGGTGCCTGACCAAACTTCAGTCAGAGGAGCAGGAGGCTCACAATAATAGGAGTGTGCGttttaggaaaagaaaagtCTGGGCAGCTCAGACTAGGCAGAGATCCAGTTGTGGACTGGTGGAGAAATGGCAGCGCAGTTGGTGGCAGCTGGTCACAAGATTGGAAACCCACTGGTGTTCCTTCTGCTCTAACTCCAAAGTCCCCCACTCTTTTATATGCCTCTCCCCCTGTCTACCACTGACGTAAAGGGTGGTGGGTGTATGACGAAGGGTGGAGGGGGTATGTGCGCGTGTGTTTGGTGGAGTGGGGGTGTGTATTTGAGTGTGAAGAGGAGGGGAGATGAAGGGGTCAGGACACAACAAATGGAACCATCTAACATTTAACCTTTTTGACAAATTGCAAATTGCTGGATGTGCTCATGTGATTCACAGAGGGAACGACTACAGCGGATGACTATATCACTGGGCTAAATCCAGGTTTGACATCAACATGTAACTAATGTGGTGGC harbors:
- the sst7 gene encoding cortistatin — encoded protein: MQLFVVLAALMGVLFSVRAAAVLPVDDRSPIHMNRELTKERKELILKLVSGLLDGALDTNMLPGEVATVDLEEPLESRLEERALYNRLSLPQRDRKAPCKNFFWKTFTSC